A genomic segment from Nicotiana sylvestris chromosome 1, ASM39365v2, whole genome shotgun sequence encodes:
- the LOC138889842 gene encoding uncharacterized protein has protein sequence MEQRITTPSQQKWLTKLMGYDYSIVYKKGSENFAANALSRRSDQPPQLHDMSVITGILLQHVKDSYSNDKHILSILRELSVDSSCKPGYILRDGLLYRKGKLVIGHIAGLRAINADLS, from the coding sequence ATGGAACAAAGGATTACCACTCCTAGCCAGCAAAAGTGGTTGACTAAGCTCATGGGGTATGACTACTCTATAGTTTATAAGAAGGGGAGTGAAAATTTTGCTGCAAATGCTTTATCAAGAAGGTCTGATCAACCACCCCAACTACATGATATGTCAGTAATTACTGGTATTCTTTTACAGCATGTAAAGGACTCTTATAGCAATGATAAACATATCTTGAGCATATTACGAGAATTATCTGTTGATAGTTCCTGTAAACCTGGTTATATATTGAGAGATGGCTTGTTGTACAGAAAAGGGAAGTTGGTGATTGGGCACATAGCTGGACTGAGAGCAATTAATGCAGATTTATCATGA